A stretch of the Desulfobacter sp. genome encodes the following:
- a CDS encoding NAD(+)/NADH kinase, whose translation MTQQRIGLVIKNEDHAQKIARNLIQERGDQCLVIDTHARKKAEVPKDLTCIVVLGGDGTFLSVARYIGNSGIPLMGVKFGEVGFLAETTEDLLYEAIESVFKGEYIIRERRRLSIKVVRNNQLIIEEDVLNDAVINKAALSRLASCAVFLDDTYLTTYRADGLIMATPTGSTAYSLAAGGPVVHPAVPSIILTPICPFTLTNRPLLIPDHTRVEIRLEGSPEDMILTLDGQEGFEMDPGDKIFVRKSPNNIQMLSFEDHSYFKVLKTRLHWSGGRS comes from the coding sequence GTGACCCAACAGCGTATCGGGCTTGTCATAAAAAATGAAGACCATGCCCAAAAAATAGCCCGAAACCTTATTCAGGAGCGTGGAGATCAATGTTTGGTCATTGATACCCATGCCCGGAAAAAAGCAGAGGTACCCAAGGATCTGACCTGTATCGTGGTTCTGGGCGGAGACGGTACATTCTTAAGTGTGGCCCGGTATATCGGAAACTCGGGTATCCCCCTTATGGGCGTAAAATTCGGAGAGGTGGGGTTTCTGGCCGAAACCACGGAAGACCTTCTTTACGAAGCCATTGAATCGGTGTTCAAGGGCGAGTATATTATCAGGGAACGCAGGCGTCTTTCCATCAAGGTGGTCAGAAACAACCAATTGATCATTGAAGAGGATGTGCTCAATGATGCCGTGATCAACAAGGCTGCCCTGTCCAGGCTGGCCTCCTGCGCCGTCTTCCTGGATGATACCTATTTGACCACCTACAGGGCCGACGGCCTTATCATGGCCACCCCCACAGGATCCACAGCTTATTCCCTTGCCGCCGGAGGCCCTGTGGTCCATCCGGCCGTACCCTCTATCATCCTTACCCCCATCTGCCCGTTTACCCTGACCAACAGGCCTCTTTTAATTCCTGATCACACCCGGGTCGAAATCAGGCTGGAAGGCAGCCCCGAAGATATGATCCTCACCCTGGACGGCCAGGAAGGATTTGAAATGGATCCCGGGGACAAAATTTTTGTCAGAAAAAGCCCGAACAATATCCAAATGCTTTCCTTTGAAGACCACTCTTATTTTAAGGTGTTGAAAACAAGGCTTCACTGGAGCGGGGGACGCAGCTGA